The following proteins come from a genomic window of Paramicrobacterium humi:
- a CDS encoding uroporphyrinogen-III synthase — protein MTTAPSKPLKGWRVLVPRGGPWGDGVAAELRDRGATPVIAPMVNFAPTSDPEGLAQALKRLEAGYFDWVTLTSATTVDVLYTQNVTIPRRTKVAAVGETTAAALLAVGYHVDLVPAKDNSAKGMVSELTQLEPTPKKFLTLRSEIAKPVLTKGLITAGHDVHSVVAYRTIGEPVTQKVRDDVASGRTNAILVTSGSVAEQVVEQLTPLPPTTLIAAIGPRTAKDAAKAGLAVHIVSRRQTVTDLLDAIVRVVESGGQDAAVTSTAQGEVITSAIRIVEERNAQ, from the coding sequence ATGACTACTGCACCGAGCAAACCGCTGAAGGGCTGGCGCGTCCTCGTGCCGCGCGGCGGCCCGTGGGGCGACGGGGTCGCGGCGGAACTTCGCGACCGTGGCGCGACGCCCGTCATCGCTCCCATGGTGAACTTCGCGCCCACGTCCGACCCGGAAGGCCTCGCCCAGGCTCTCAAGCGGCTCGAAGCCGGCTACTTCGACTGGGTCACCCTGACGAGTGCGACGACTGTCGACGTGCTGTACACGCAGAACGTCACGATCCCGCGTCGCACGAAGGTCGCCGCCGTCGGCGAGACCACGGCGGCCGCGCTGCTCGCCGTCGGCTACCACGTCGATCTTGTGCCGGCGAAGGACAACTCGGCGAAGGGCATGGTGTCCGAGCTCACGCAGCTCGAGCCGACGCCGAAGAAGTTCCTCACGCTGCGCTCCGAGATCGCGAAGCCCGTACTCACGAAGGGGCTCATCACGGCGGGGCACGACGTGCACTCGGTCGTCGCGTACCGCACGATCGGAGAACCCGTCACGCAGAAGGTGCGCGACGATGTCGCCAGCGGCCGCACCAACGCGATCCTCGTGACCTCCGGCTCGGTCGCCGAGCAGGTGGTCGAGCAGCTCACGCCGCTTCCACCCACGACGCTCATCGCGGCTATCGGACCGCGCACGGCCAAGGATGCCGCAAAGGCGGGCCTCGCAGTCCACATCGTGTCACGGCGACAGACCGTGACCGACCTCCTCGACGCGATCGTCAGGGTGGTCGAATCCGGCGGCCAGGACGCCGCCGTGACCTCGACGGCGCAAGGCGAGGTCATCACCTCGGCCATTCGCATCGTCGAGGAACGCAATGCGCAGTGA
- the hemB gene encoding porphobilinogen synthase → MTNPTIRPRRLRTTPAMRRLVAETRLHPAELILPMFVREGATEPVPIGSMPGVVQHSMDSLVRAAEEAVTAGIGGVMLFGVPETRDAIGSQATDPDGVLNAATRRLADEFGGDLVVQTDLCLDEFTDHGHCGVLDARGNVDNDATLERYAEMALAQAHAGSSILGLSGMMDGQVAVVREALDAAGFIDTAVLAYAAKYASAFYGPFREAVDSQLAGDRRTYQQDPANRREGLREATLDLAEGADIVMVKPAMSYLDVLSDVAEISDIPVWAYQISGEYAMIEAAAANGWINRRAAIEESVLSIRRAGADAVLTYWAIELAGWIK, encoded by the coding sequence GTGACAAATCCCACCATCAGACCACGTCGCCTTCGCACGACCCCGGCGATGCGCCGGCTCGTGGCAGAGACGAGGCTGCACCCCGCCGAACTCATTCTTCCGATGTTCGTGCGCGAGGGCGCTACGGAACCCGTGCCGATCGGCTCGATGCCCGGGGTCGTGCAGCACAGCATGGACAGCCTTGTGCGAGCGGCAGAAGAAGCGGTCACCGCGGGAATCGGGGGCGTCATGCTGTTCGGTGTCCCCGAGACGCGCGACGCAATCGGCTCGCAGGCGACCGACCCCGACGGCGTTCTCAATGCAGCGACACGGCGGCTCGCCGACGAGTTCGGCGGCGATCTCGTCGTGCAGACGGACTTGTGCCTCGACGAATTCACCGACCACGGCCACTGCGGCGTCCTCGACGCACGCGGAAACGTCGACAACGACGCGACGCTCGAGCGATACGCGGAGATGGCGCTCGCGCAGGCTCATGCCGGTTCCAGCATATTGGGACTCAGTGGGATGATGGACGGCCAAGTCGCCGTCGTCCGGGAGGCGCTCGACGCGGCCGGATTCATCGATACGGCCGTTCTCGCCTATGCGGCCAAGTACGCGTCCGCATTCTACGGGCCTTTCCGCGAAGCCGTGGACTCGCAGCTCGCGGGTGATCGGCGCACGTACCAGCAGGACCCGGCGAATCGCCGTGAGGGCTTGCGAGAAGCGACGCTCGATCTTGCCGAGGGAGCGGACATCGTCATGGTCAAACCGGCGATGAGCTACCTCGACGTTCTCTCCGACGTCGCCGAGATCTCCGACATTCCGGTCTGGGCATATCAGATCTCCGGCGAGTACGCGATGATCGAGGCTGCCGCGGCGAACGGCTGGATCAACCGGCGAGCAGCGATCGAGGAATCGGTGCTGAGCATCCGCCGCGCCGGCGCCGACGCCGTGCTCACCTACTGGGCTATCGAACTCGCAGGATGGATCAAGTGA
- the hemC gene encoding hydroxymethylbilane synthase, which translates to MTTLLVGTRGSALATAQAGGVARALADAIGGEAELLTVTTHGDTSRASLSTLGGTGVFAAALRDALLDGACDLVVHSMKDLPTAALPGLVIGAVPAREDARDALCARDGLTLDELPHGARVGTGSPRRIAQLKHRRPDLDVVDIRGNVGTRLGFVTSGELDAVVLAAAGLARLGLSEAATEFFDIETWPTAPAQGVLAVEVRSTDLETLAADAPLVRALTAVTDAAAEAAATAERAVLSRLEAGCAAPVAAHAVLSGGELTVDAHVYALDGTAVRARQQRVTIGDVWAPASGPDAGPAVHDTGALMKRAARAGTELADALLAAGAADLAPLRES; encoded by the coding sequence CGCGGCAGCGCCTTGGCGACAGCCCAGGCCGGCGGCGTCGCGCGCGCTCTCGCCGATGCGATCGGCGGCGAGGCCGAGCTGCTCACGGTCACGACCCACGGCGACACCTCCCGCGCCTCGCTCTCGACACTCGGCGGCACGGGGGTGTTCGCAGCGGCGCTGCGCGACGCGCTGCTCGACGGCGCGTGCGATCTCGTCGTGCACTCCATGAAGGACTTGCCGACGGCCGCCCTGCCCGGCCTCGTTATCGGCGCGGTTCCTGCCCGCGAGGACGCCCGGGATGCCTTGTGCGCGCGCGACGGGCTCACTCTCGATGAGCTTCCCCACGGCGCTCGCGTCGGGACCGGCTCACCCCGCCGCATCGCGCAGCTCAAGCATCGCCGGCCGGACCTCGACGTCGTCGACATCCGCGGAAACGTTGGGACCCGGCTCGGATTCGTCACGTCGGGCGAGCTCGACGCCGTCGTTCTCGCCGCGGCCGGCCTCGCGCGGCTCGGGCTCTCGGAGGCCGCAACCGAGTTCTTCGACATCGAGACCTGGCCAACGGCGCCCGCGCAAGGCGTGCTCGCCGTCGAGGTGCGCAGCACCGATCTCGAGACCCTCGCCGCCGACGCGCCTCTCGTGCGCGCCCTCACCGCGGTGACGGATGCCGCGGCCGAGGCCGCCGCCACAGCCGAACGTGCTGTCCTCTCCCGATTGGAGGCCGGCTGTGCGGCGCCCGTCGCCGCGCACGCGGTTCTCAGCGGGGGAGAGCTCACCGTCGATGCGCACGTGTATGCGCTCGACGGAACCGCCGTGCGCGCCCGACAGCAGCGCGTCACCATCGGTGACGTGTGGGCGCCCGCGTCGGGCCCGGATGCCGGACCGGCCGTCCACGACACGGGTGCGCTCATGAAGCGCGCCGCGCGCGCGGGTACCGAGCTGGCCGACGCCCTCCTGGCCGCTGGCGCGGCCGACCTTGCACCTCTGAGGGAATCATGA